The Podarcis raffonei isolate rPodRaf1 chromosome Z, rPodRaf1.pri, whole genome shotgun sequence genome segment CCAAAAATACATTGAAACTCCTGTGTACTACAGCAAGCCTTGAAGCTGAGGGAGACAACTCTCTTTGCAGGAGAGGACAAATATGTTGCATTTCTTCAGCATATGCATTACATTTCTGGGAGCCTTGGCAACAGACTGCCTTGGATTTTTGTAGCCCTGGTTTTACTGGCAtgtcgaaagcatgtcaaagtgcaagtagataaataggtaccgctccagcgggaaggtaaacggtgtttctgtgtgctgctctggttcgccagaaatgacttagtcatgctggccacatgacccggaagctgtaacccggctccctcagccaataaagcgagatgagggccgcaaccccagagttggtcacgactggacctaatggtcaggggtccctttacctttatgatattCTGGACCCATCTGGGACCTGGCCTGTGCTTGCAAACAGAATGGTagaatggtctctgtgtgtgtatcaGTTCAGATTGCAGATTGTTTCCCCACTAGATAAACAACAGTAAATTCTCTGTGAAGAGAAAAGTAGAACAGCTGAGCTGAACCTGGTGTCCTAAGTTTCATTTGTTTTGATTGCAATTCTATATGTAGGGGCACAGTCTGCAGTCTGAAGTTCATTGTGCCACCTCATTCTGCTAAATATGTCAACACAGGTTGAAGAAGCAAGCTGTGCAGTTTGCACATATCCTATGACTGGCCTGGCCGATATTGTAGTTTCCTCTTTAATGGTCTACGTAGCCTAAACATAAGCTGTTCCTCATTCCATGGAATATTCTGTGATTCAAACAGTTGGCTAAACTTtccatgtatgtatgtaaatCATCATGAtttattcaaagtgctggtgctgacctttaaagccctaaacggcctcggtccagtatatctgaagaagcgtctcctcccccatcgttctgcccggacactgaggtccagctccgagggccttctggcggttccctcactgcgagaggccaagttacagggaaccaggcagagggccttctcggtagtggcacccgccctgtggaacgccctcccatcagatgtcaaagcgataaacatctacctgacattcagaagacatctgaaggcagccctgttcagggaagtttttaatatgtgacattttagtgtatctttcatcattgttggaagccgctcagagtggctggggaaacccagccatatgggcggggtacaaataataaattattattattattattattattattattattattattattatatagtgcCATGACTTGTACATGGACACTTTATATAATAAGAGGTCCTCATCTCAAAGAACTTACAGTTTTGCCCGCTGGGAAGAGGAAACTTTGTGCAACAGATAATATGAGTAAAATGAGTAAGAACCTTTTCAGCTGGGGGACAACAGTAAGGGGCTGAGCCAATAACTTCACAGAGGTGATGGGTTTTGCAGGCAGTTAAAGGCTGTTGCTGCAAGGCTCAGAATGCATAGAAGTATTGTTTCATTAGCCACATAGGTGGGGCTGTAGGCACTACTCAGTCATAATTATtgtaatttgttgtttagtcgtttagtcgtgtccacctcttcatgaccccatggaccagagcacgccaggcactcctgtcttccactgcctcccacagtttggtcagactcatgtttgtagcttcgagaacactgtccaaccaaatTATTGTGcttggaggaggaaccggcaagccactccagtatccctgccaagaaaactccatggacaaagacaacaggcatataattaTTGTAATAGCAATATTTAAATATGAATGGTTGGGAGTCTGCAAACACTAAATACTATCTTGTATTAAATACCTTCCAGGTGTGGGTTTGTTTTTGGGCGGGGAGCAGGATTGCCAGTGGAAGCAGAAAATAGTTCTATTTTCAGTACAGACAAATATAAAATAGATGCTCTTCACATTTTTCTGGTTAAATGTCAGTcttaattttaactgatgtagTCAACCTGTCCCTCCCTGTGATGTTCCACTTTTAAGCTCCAGATAGGAAACCCCACTCCCATGATGGAATGCTCCCTCATTTAAGAACAAATAAAACCTGCATGTAGAAAGTGAGTATTTCAGGAAAAGGGTTAGGTTAGCACCCTTCCCTTCTCCTTGACATGCTAGTGTTCTGTATGGATAGTTTCTCTTTGTTTGCATGGAGCATTCCGTTGTGGGAGCCTCTATTTCTGAAGTAGTACCACAGATCTATAATCTACATGAGATTTAAGACCACTAAACATCAGTATGTTTCTGTGTGCATgtacaatgtctctctctctccataacaAAAATGTAAGATCGTCATTTTGCAACCCCATTAGAGGATTTGTCGTGAATCATTGCAGTCTTGGGTTTGCATGAAGGTAGGGGAGGGGAGACAGGTCGTCCAGTGGTAGTGGTCATGGCATGGGAGCAAGAAGGGAGGAACACTGGGCGGCGGCGGCCGAGGGGGGGGGCTCTGCTTGGAGTTAGCCAGAGGCGGTGCACGATGGCCGGTAACAACGTAATGGACCCGTGGCGGCCAAATCGCGTTCTCAGATACAAGCCTCCATCCACAGAGAATAACCCTACCCTGGAAGACCCCACACCAGACTACATGAATCTACTGGGAATGATTTTTAGTATGTGTGGCTTGATGCTGAAGCTAAAGTGGTGTGCCTGGATTGCTGTCTACTGTTCATTCATCAGCTTTGCCAATTCTCGGAGTTCAGAAGATACCAAACAGATGATGAGCAGCTTCATGTTGTCTATCTCGGCTGTAGTGATGTCCTATCTGCAAAACCCACAACccatgtctcctccttggtgAAAAGTTATTGCCTCTCTTCAGAGCTCCTCTTGCAAAGCAGAGGTGCACGCCCTCAACAGAGAGGACTATTTTCTCAGGCAATGCAGATCCATTTGCACATGTCTTGGGAGTACTCATTTTGCTGCATTAATAAAGTGATGGTtattaggggggggggggaagaagaagggaggaacACTGAGAGGCGGAAAGTGGTTGCAGAATATATGAGTAGACATTTTGCTATTCCCGCCCCCCCATCCCTAAGCAATATGATATTGGATTCTCATTGGATTCTACTTCACTACCAGCTCAGTGTTGGTACCCAGCTTTTGGGAccttagctcagtgctagagcacttTTGCACACAAGAGGGGTCCAAGGTTCACTCAGTCCCTGGCGTCTCCAGTTAAAAAGGATCAGAAACCTAGGGTGATGACAGAGACCCTCTATTGCACAAGTTTCTGCAGAGCCTCTGCCAATCAGACAATGACGTTGGGCTATATGACCTGGAGGAAGGCAACTTCTTATGACTTTCCTTTTTTGCCCTCTTCAGCGAGCAGCTGTTCATGCAGATGGCAGACCTTATGGTGTCAGATGGATGGAGGGACGTTGGGTACCAGTACTTGTGTATCGATGACTGCTGGATGGCTCCAACTCGTGATAAGCAAGGCAAGCTCCAACCGGATCCAAACCGTTTTCCTAGTGGGATTCGTAAACTAGCTGACTATGTAAGTGGGTTCTTGCTGACCTTTTCCCCAAAGCTTCTTCCACCTTGAGGTCAATGAGAACATATAAATGAGGAGCTGGAAAGGATGATGGAAATGGGAGGACTTCCTGTGCCTGCTCCCCTTTCACAGTGTGTCCCTAGCGCTGTATAACTGCAGGGCTGAACGTGACAAagaaaagcattccccatctcTAGATTTAACCATCCATAGGAATTGCTAAGAATTGACCTGAGCATGTCAATTTAGACCAGCATCCTCTTTCCAACAGCAGCCAGCCTGCTGCCCAATACATCACAAGCAGAACATGAAGGCAGCAGCTCCCTGCAGTTGTTTGTCTCCAGATTCTGGTATTTAAAGATAGACAGCCCACTGGACATGGAGACTCTACTGTGCTCTCCTGGCTAGTGGTCATTGATAGGATAGCCCCTCCCATGTCCTGTCTCATTTTCTTGTGTCAACCCCTTTGTAGCATCATACCTTCCATTGAGTAGCATCATACCTTCCATTGTTGAAAAACTAGTGCACCTTTTCTTAGCctattttctccccaccccattaaCTAAAAGCAGGCCGAATTCTTTTGATTTCTGCTTATAAAACATAAGCTTTCCACTCCAGAAACCTTGCTGTGTTTCCCCCCTCAATTACCTGCAATCCAGGTCCACTCCAAGGGGCTGAAGCTGGGCATTTACGCAGATGTCGGGAACAAGACATGTGCTGGTTTTCCTGGCAGCCGCGGTTACTACGATTTGGACGCTGACACCTTTGCTGGCTGGGGGGTGGACCTGCTGAAGTTTGACGGCTGTAACTTTGGCACCCTGGAACTGTTGGCAGAAGGTATGTCCCAGAGCAGGATTTGCCAGGAGGTCAGAGCGAACCTTTTAGCCTGCGTGGAATTTACTATTTACCTCGACCTTGGATAGGGTCACCCAGTTCACTTCCCTGGAAGCAGGAAAGAGAGCtttaaggaggaatatatgacaCACTttgtccttcctctctcccctcccaaaaCAGCTCACAGTAAATTTTCTGAACTGTCTATACTTGGAAGAAGCCACCAGCACCTTCGCCACTTCtactctcccctctctctccccacctagCTCCTGATCCATAAGCTCTCTCCTGTTTGGGGCGTAAGGCACTGTTCAGGGTGCTTCATTTTAAGAAGATAATGACACACTTAAGTGCGTTCAGAGGAGGCGACCAGGATTTGGAGGGTGGGTGTCTGGAATTACTatgacagggatgaggaacttcaAGCCCTCCAGAGGTTACGAGACTCC includes the following:
- the LOC128406169 gene encoding PAT complex subunit Asterix-like; the protein is MAGNNVMDPWRPNRVLRYKPPSTENNPTLEDPTPDYMNLLGMIFSMCGLMLKLKWCAWIAVYCSFISFANSRSSEDTKQMMSSFMLSISAVVMSYLQNPQPMSPPW